The Piliocolobus tephrosceles isolate RC106 chromosome 3, ASM277652v3, whole genome shotgun sequence genome has a window encoding:
- the ATOH1 gene encoding protein atonal homolog 1, whose translation MSRLLHAEEWAQVKELGDHHRQPQPHHLPQPPPPPQPPATLQAREHPVYPPELSLLDSTDPRAWLAPTLQGICTARAAQYLLHSPELGASEAAAPRDEADGRGELVRRSSGGASSSKSPGPVKVREQLCKLKGGVVVDELGCSRQRAPSSKQVNGVQKQRRLAANARERRRMHGLNHAFDQLRNVIPSFNNDKKLSKYETLQMAQIYINALSELLQTPSGGEQPPPPPVSCKSDHHHLRTAASYEGGAGNATAAGAQQASGGTQRPTPPGNCRTRFSAPASAGGYSVQLDALHFSTFEDSALTAMMAQKNLSPSLPGSILQPVQEENSKTSPRSHRSDGEFSPHSHYSDSDEAS comes from the coding sequence ATGTCCCGCCTGCTGCATGCAGAAGAGTGGGCTCAAGTGAAGGAGTTGGGAGACCACCATCGCCAGCCCCAGCCGCATCATCTCCCGcaaccgccgccgccgccacagcCACCTGCAACTTTGCAGGCGAGAGAGCATCCCGTCTACCCGCCGGAGCTGTCCCTCCTGGACAGCACCGACCCACGCGCCTGGCTGGCTCCCACTTTGCAGGGCATCTGCACGGCACGCGCCGCCCAGTATTTGCTACATTCTCCGGAGCTGGGTGCCTCGGAGGCCGCGGCGCCCCGGGACGAGGCGGACGGTCGGGGGGAGCTGGTAAGGAGGAGCAGCGGCGGTGCCAGCAGCAGCAAGAGCCCCGGGCCGGTCAAAGTGCGGGAACAGCTGTGCAAGCTGAAAGGCGGGGTGGTGGTAGACGAGCTGGGCTGCAGCCGCCAACGGGCCCCTTCCAGCAAACAGGTGAATGGGGTGCAGAAGCAGAGACGACTAGCAGCCAACGCCAGGGAGCGGCGCAGGATGCATGGGCTGAACCACGCCTTCGACCAGCTGCGCAATGTTATCCCGTCGTTTAACAACGACAAGAAGCTGTCCAAATATGAGACCCTGCAGATGGCCCAAATCTACATCAATGCCTTGTCCGAGCTGCTACAAACGCCCAGCGGAGGGGAACAGCCACCGCCGCCTCCAGTCTCCTGCAAAAGCGACCACCACCACCTTCGCACCGCCGCCTCCTATGAAGGGGGCGCGGGCAACGCGACCGCAGCTGGGGCTCAGCAGGCTTCCGGAGGGACCCAGCGGCCGACCCCGCCCGGGAATTGTCGAACTCGCTTCTCAGCCCCGGCCTCTGCAGGAGGGTACTCGGTGCAGCTGGACGCTCTGCACTTCTCGACTTTCGAGGACAGCGCCCTGACAGCGATGATGGCGCAAAAGAATTTGTCTCCTTCGCTCCCTGGGAGCATCTTGCAGCCAGTGCAAGAGGAAAACAGCAAAACTTCCCCTCGGTCCCACAGAAGCGACGGGGAATTTTCCCCCCATTCCCATTACAGTGACTCGGATGAGGCAAGTTAG